The Bdellovibrio bacteriovorus W nucleotide sequence AGTCCACGGGTTCACCTTCAACAATCGCACAGTATGCTTTACAAAAATCTATTGAACAGAGCGAAACCGATATTGAAGAAGTTGTAAAGAAGCTTATTCGTCGCAAAGACTTAGCGGTTCAAGGTCTTCAGGAAATCTCCTCTTTCCGAGTGATTGAGCCAGACGGAGCTTTTTACCTGTGGGTGGATATTAAGAGCTGCCTAGGTAAAACACTCAACGGACGAAAGCTTGAGAGCTCGCGTGATTTCTGTGATGTGTTGTTGAATACTTACTTTGTATCAACGGTGCCTGGAATCGAAAGTGGAGTGGAAGGCTTCATGAGATTGAGTTTTGCCGTTTCTGAAGAGGATATGCAACGGGCTATCGGTCGAATGAAGGAAATGGTTTCTGTTTTGAAGTAAGAAAAAAAACAAAAAAAAGCCGGTGATGAACCGGCTTTTTTTTATTTAAGAAAATTTATTCTTTTAGAAGAGACCTTTAAAGAAATTCCAGATCTTTGCAAAGAATCCGATTTCTTGAACTTCCACCACTGAACTTGGCAGGCGAGAGTTGTCATCACACTGATAACGAACTTCAACTGTAGACCCGACAGGGACCGGAGAGCTAAATACAACGTTCATACCTTGAACCGATGACTGGATAGAGCCCGCATTTGGAGTGATCGTTACAGAGATATTTCCCTGATAAGGAACGCACTCTAAAGCAACAGAACTCAATGAGTCGATAATGCGATCGTAAAAGAGGTTGAGGTTCTGAGAGTAATCCTTATCACAGATACTTCCAATTCCACCACCCGTCAGTTGTGAAAGCTCAGCGTACTTTACGCCGTAGTGGCTGATCGCGCCTTCTTTATCTTGTTCTGTTTTACATGCCGTATCTCCAGGCTTCACGATAATAGAATTCACAGTGAAGCGCTTTTGATCGCCAAAGATTTCTTTAAAGTAGTCGACAAAAACTTGAGGCTGATCTTCGCGCTCTAAAGGCTTTAGCTCCCCTTGATAGTAAACTTGCGCAGGGTCTCCACCGACACTTCTTTCGTCTTCGTCAGAGATAATGATGTAGGCAACCGCAGAATCCGCTCTGTAGCAGCCACTGTTATTAGCAGGATATCTTAAGTCCCCATTGTAAACGTGATGGTAGGCTGCTTTGATCGCGCGCTCGTCATCGGAATTTTGGTATCCAGCGCCTATGAAGTCGATAGTATTACTGAAGACTTCACTCAGGTGAGAGGACGATACAGAGTCTTTCTTGAGAACTCCACCAAGGCTGTACGAGGTGCCAGCAGGTTTTTGCCAACGGAAAGAAGCTCCCCAATAATGTACAATCTTGTTGTCATCGCCGAGGAAGGGCAGAGCTCGCGTTGGTGTCACACACATCTGCCAGTCAATATTGGAAGACTGAAGTTTAGAAACAAAGTTAGAGAGGCGACTGGCTAGCTTTTGGTTATCCGGTAACATCGAGTTAGAGTCGTCAATAATTAGAACAACATCTAATTTCGTAGCTTTAGCTGCAACCGTGTTTCTAAAAGTGACATCTCTAAGATTTGGAATAGACGTCGGAGGTACATCTGTTGGATCTACAGGTTTGCTTCCCTCTGAGTTTGCTGAAAATTGTACAGGGCCACAGCCAATCAAAAGCGAACTTGTCACTAGGGCGGCAAGAGCCGGGAACCACAGCTTTTTCAAATACATGAAACACCTCTCTATTTGTATATTAGCATAAGGAAAACCGCCTACAAACGAGATCCCCTTTCATTAGGGTCCTGAAATCAAATTCCCGACCAATGTCCCATTGTTAGACGGACCTTGGCCGGAGTAAACTGAAGCTAACTCTGGCAGGGAGGCTCAAGAGTGAGTTTTTGGGTATTATTGCAAGTTCTATTTAATCTAGTGGTTTTGTCAGGTGTCGTAGGCATGTGGATTCGCATGAGCCGTCCTCCGAAAGATGATCCGCGTTTAAGCAAAGGTCTACAGCTTCTGCAAAGCAAAATTGCGGTTTTAGAAGATCTTTCTGATCGTACAGAGACGCAAGTAAAGCAGCTGACAGCTCTTTTGGAGTCTAAGGTGAAAGACATCCAAATTAAGATTCAAAATTCTGATAAGCAGCTTTTAAAAATTGAAAGCAGCATGAAGAAAAGCTTAGAGGTTGCGAAGATTTTCCAAGATCGCATCCCGCATAATGAAATCGTAGAAAGACAAAGTACGATTAAATATGTAAAGGCAGCTCGTCTTGCACATCAAGGACTGAGTGTTGAAGAAATTGCTGAGCAAGTTGATTTGGCATTGGGTGAGATTGAGTTCATCGCTAAAGTGAATCGCGACAAGCTGATGTTCTGCGAAGACTCTTTGCCTGAGTGGATTAACGATGAGATCTCTGAGGATGATATCAAGCAGAGTGATCTGAGCGATGTGGATGACATTTCTTTTATGCCGCCATTGCAAAAGGAATCACCAATCGACTTTGAACAGGTTTTTGAAATTCCAAAGGCCGATGATCAAGCTCTAAAAAAGTTGGGTGAGGCCTTTAAGGCCGCTTGTCAGGAAGTCAAAGAGCAAGAGGAAGTAGCTGATAAGGCTGCGCAAAACGTTTCTGCTCTATTTAATATGACTCAGAATATTGCGCAAAACTTCCTAAGCGAGAAGGCTCCAGGCTCGGCGGCTCCCACGGCGCTTGGAGCTAACAAGCAACCGAAGAAGATGATGGACAACGTTGTTCGCCCGGTGGAGTTTCGTCGGATCGATATGACGAATGATCTGGATTAAGGAGTCAGGGGCATGAGGAAGCTGCAAAGGGGTGAAATCGTTTGGGCCATCGTTGAAGAGGTTCACTCTAGCACCGAAATGCTTTGCAGCTTTGAGGGGAAGTTACTCTTATTAAGTAACCAATCCCGCCGAGTGTTTAAGCCCGGAGATCGAGTGAAGCTCCAAGTCCGCGCTGTTGAACCTTTAAGTTTTCAAATATTTAGTGATCTA carries:
- a CDS encoding hypothetical protein (COG3839 ABC-type sugar transport systems, ATPase components); the encoded protein is MRKLQRGEIVWAIVEEVHSSTEMLCSFEGKLLLLSNQSRRVFKPGDRVKLQVRAVEPLSFQIFSDLRFERLG